One genomic segment of Pseudomonas fortuita includes these proteins:
- the acs gene encoding acetate--CoA ligase — translation MFDIRNYPQALAVSQSATLTPDDYRRLYRQSVDDPDTFWAEQAKRLDWVKPWSSVQQCDLNTGKARWFDGAQLNVSYNCIDRHLAQRAEQTALLWEGDDPHDAKAITYRELHRQVCRLANAMKARGVKKGDRVCIYMPMIPEAAFAMLACTRIGAIHSVVFGGFSPDALRDRILDADCRTVITADEGVRGGKRIPLKQNVDKALASCPAVSSVFVVRRTGSDVSWAEGRDVWYHEVTDKAGDDCPPEPMEAEDPLFILYTSGSTGKPKGVLHTTGGYLLQATMTFKVVFDYRDGEVFWCTADVGWVTGHSYIVYGPLANGAISLMFEGVPNYPDTSRFWQVVDKHQVNIFYTAPTALRALMREGSAPLQGTSRKSLRLLGSVGEPINPEAWEWYFEEVGQKRCPIVDTWWQTETGGIMLTPLPGSQSLKPGCATQPMFGVQPALLDEKGQLIEGPGAGLLVIKASWPGQIRSVYGDHQRMVDTYFKPMPGYYFTGDGARRDADGDYWITGRIDDVINVSGHRIGTAEVESALVLHDRVAEAAVVGYPHDLKGQGVYAFVTPMNGVTPDDALKAELLALVSKEIGSFAKPELIQWAPALPKTRSGKIMRRILRKIACNELDNLGDTSTLADPSVVQGLIDKRLNQ, via the coding sequence ATGTTCGATATCCGCAATTACCCCCAGGCACTGGCCGTCAGCCAGTCTGCCACCCTCACCCCCGACGACTACCGCCGCCTCTACCGCCAGTCAGTCGACGACCCTGACACCTTCTGGGCCGAACAGGCCAAGCGCCTTGACTGGGTCAAGCCCTGGTCAAGCGTGCAGCAATGCGACTTGAACACCGGCAAGGCTCGCTGGTTCGACGGCGCTCAGCTCAACGTCAGCTACAACTGCATCGACCGTCACCTGGCCCAGCGCGCAGAGCAAACCGCGCTGCTGTGGGAAGGCGACGATCCCCACGACGCCAAGGCCATCACCTACCGCGAACTGCACCGCCAGGTCTGCCGCCTGGCCAATGCGATGAAGGCCCGCGGCGTGAAAAAAGGCGACCGGGTATGCATCTACATGCCGATGATCCCCGAAGCCGCCTTCGCCATGCTCGCCTGCACCCGCATCGGTGCCATCCACTCGGTGGTGTTCGGCGGTTTCTCCCCCGACGCCCTGCGTGACCGCATCCTCGACGCCGATTGCCGCACTGTGATCACCGCCGATGAAGGCGTGCGCGGTGGCAAGCGCATCCCGCTGAAGCAGAACGTCGACAAGGCCCTGGCCAGCTGCCCCGCGGTCAGCAGCGTGTTCGTGGTACGCCGCACCGGCAGCGATGTGAGCTGGGCCGAAGGCCGCGACGTCTGGTACCACGAGGTGACCGACAAAGCCGGCGACGACTGCCCACCCGAGCCGATGGAGGCCGAAGACCCGCTGTTCATCCTCTACACCTCCGGCAGCACCGGCAAACCCAAAGGCGTGCTGCACACCACCGGCGGCTACCTGCTGCAGGCGACGATGACCTTCAAGGTAGTGTTCGATTACCGCGACGGCGAGGTGTTCTGGTGCACCGCCGACGTAGGCTGGGTTACCGGCCACAGCTACATCGTCTATGGCCCGCTGGCCAATGGCGCGATCTCGCTGATGTTCGAAGGCGTGCCCAACTACCCGGACACCTCGCGCTTCTGGCAAGTGGTGGACAAGCATCAGGTGAACATCTTCTACACCGCACCGACCGCCCTGCGCGCACTGATGCGCGAGGGGTCCGCACCGCTGCAGGGCACTTCGCGCAAAAGCCTGCGCCTGCTGGGCAGCGTCGGCGAGCCGATCAACCCCGAAGCTTGGGAATGGTATTTCGAGGAAGTGGGGCAAAAACGCTGCCCCATCGTCGATACCTGGTGGCAGACCGAAACTGGGGGCATCATGCTCACCCCGCTTCCCGGCTCGCAATCGCTCAAGCCCGGCTGCGCCACTCAGCCCATGTTCGGCGTGCAACCCGCACTGCTGGACGAAAAAGGCCAGCTGATCGAAGGCCCCGGCGCTGGCCTGCTGGTCATCAAGGCCAGCTGGCCTGGCCAGATCCGCAGCGTCTATGGCGACCACCAGCGCATGGTCGACACTTACTTCAAGCCCATGCCCGGCTATTACTTCACCGGCGACGGAGCCCGCCGCGATGCCGATGGCGACTACTGGATCACCGGGCGCATCGACGATGTGATCAACGTGTCAGGGCACCGCATCGGCACCGCTGAAGTGGAAAGCGCGCTGGTGCTGCATGACCGCGTCGCCGAGGCAGCGGTGGTCGGTTACCCTCACGACCTGAAGGGCCAGGGCGTGTACGCCTTCGTCACGCCCATGAATGGCGTGACCCCGGACGATGCGCTCAAGGCCGAGCTGCTGGCCCTGGTCAGCAAGGAAATCGGCAGTTTCGCCAAGCCCGAGCTGATTCAGTGGGCGCCCGCATTGCCCAAGACCCGCTCAGGCAAGATCATGCGGCGTATACTGCGCAAAATCGCCTGCAACGAGCTGGACAACCTTGGCGATACCTCGACCCTGGCCGACCCCAGCGTGGTACAGGGCCTGATCGATAAACGCCTCAACCAGTAA
- a CDS encoding oxygenase MpaB family protein, translating into MEALRRRIETQVMSLTGLALGQLDLESPKGDPGLFGPHSISWQVHGDFPSMLVGGISALMLQLLHPLALAGVWDHSNFREDLLGRLRRTSQFISGTTFGATGDAEWLIDKVRTIHLQVTGTAPDGRPYAASDPDLLTWVHVAEVSSFLAAHLRYRNPHLPRTEQDAYYNEIALIAERLGARDVPRSCQQVEDYLQRMRPQLHCDTRSHEVIQILLDAPAPSRLAQPVGKLMLHAGIDLLPGWAQAMLGLQHGALQQRLIRLGLQRTAPVLRWAMRDGSAHRAKRRMGIE; encoded by the coding sequence ATGGAAGCCCTTCGTCGCCGCATCGAAACCCAGGTCATGAGCCTCACCGGGCTGGCCCTCGGCCAGCTCGACCTGGAATCGCCCAAGGGCGACCCGGGCCTGTTCGGCCCGCACAGCATCAGCTGGCAGGTACATGGCGACTTCCCCAGCATGCTGGTCGGTGGCATCAGCGCGCTGATGCTGCAGCTGCTGCATCCGCTGGCCCTGGCCGGCGTGTGGGACCACTCCAATTTCCGTGAAGACCTGCTCGGCCGCCTGCGCCGCACCAGCCAGTTCATTTCCGGTACCACCTTTGGTGCCACCGGCGATGCCGAATGGCTGATCGACAAGGTGCGCACCATTCACCTGCAGGTCACCGGCACGGCACCGGACGGCCGCCCCTACGCAGCCAGCGATCCGGACCTGCTGACCTGGGTGCATGTGGCGGAGGTCAGCAGTTTCCTCGCCGCCCACCTGCGTTATCGCAACCCGCACCTGCCGCGCACCGAGCAGGATGCCTATTACAACGAAATCGCCCTGATCGCCGAGCGCCTTGGCGCCCGTGACGTGCCACGTTCGTGTCAGCAGGTCGAAGACTACCTGCAACGCATGCGCCCGCAGCTGCATTGCGATACGCGCAGCCATGAAGTCATACAGATCCTGCTCGACGCCCCTGCCCCCAGCCGCCTGGCACAGCCAGTTGGCAAGCTGATGCTGCACGCCGGTATCGACCTGCTGCCGGGCTGGGCACAGGCCATGCTCGGCCTGCAGCACGGAGCCTTGCAACAGCGCCTGATTCGCCTGGGCCTGCAACGCACCGCACCGGTACTGCGCTGGGCCATGCGCGACGGCTCGGCGCATCGGGCCAAACGGCGCATGGGCATCGAATGA